From a region of the Enterobacter cancerogenus genome:
- a CDS encoding MmcQ/YjbR family DNA-binding protein, translating into MTISEILQYCMNKSGAEQSVHNDWKATQIKVGDVLFAMVKEVEGRPAAALKTSPELADLLRQQHHDVRPSQHLNKAHWSTVYLDGSIPDSQIYYLVDASYQQAIELLPEQVRQQLSV; encoded by the coding sequence ATGACAATTTCGGAGATACTTCAGTATTGCATGAACAAATCAGGCGCGGAGCAAAGCGTCCACAACGACTGGAAAGCCACGCAGATAAAGGTCGGCGACGTGCTTTTTGCGATGGTCAAAGAGGTTGAAGGCCGCCCGGCGGCAGCGCTGAAAACCAGCCCGGAACTGGCCGATCTGCTGCGTCAGCAGCATCATGATGTGAGGCCGAGCCAGCATCTCAATAAGGCGCACTGGAGCACCGTGTATCTCGACGGTTCGATTCCCGATTCACAGATTTACTACCTGGTGGATGCCTCTTATCAGCAGGCAATAGAGCTGCTGCCTGAACAGGTCAGACAGCAGCTGTCGGTATGA
- a CDS encoding secondary thiamine-phosphate synthase enzyme YjbQ, with product MWYQQTLTLSAKSRGFHLVTDEVVGQIRDLSRVKTGLLHLLLQHTSASLTLNENCDPTVRSDMERHFLKTVPDNAAYEHDYEGADDMPSHIKSSLLGVSLMLPVHQGRLMLGTWQGIWLGEHRIHCGPRKIIATLQGE from the coding sequence ATGTGGTATCAACAGACCCTGACCCTGAGCGCAAAATCGCGCGGATTTCACCTGGTGACGGACGAAGTCGTCGGGCAAATCCGCGATTTATCGCGCGTCAAAACGGGTTTGCTGCACCTGCTGCTTCAGCACACGTCCGCCTCTCTCACGTTAAACGAAAACTGCGATCCCACCGTCCGGTCTGATATGGAACGGCATTTTCTCAAAACCGTGCCCGACAACGCCGCCTATGAGCATGACTATGAGGGGGCGGACGATATGCCTTCGCATATCAAATCCTCTTTGCTGGGGGTATCGCTGATGCTGCCGGTACACCAGGGGCGGCTGATGCTGGGCACGTGGCAAGGGATCTGGCTGGGAGAGCATCGCATTCACTGTGGTCCGCGTAAAATTATCGCTACGCTACAAGGGGAATAA
- the uvrA gene encoding excinuclease ABC subunit UvrA, whose amino-acid sequence MDKIEVRGARTHNLKNINLVIPRDKLIVVTGLSGSGKSSLAFDTLYAEGQRRYVESLSAYARQFLSLMEKPDVDHIEGLSPAISIEQKSTSHNPRSTVGTITEIHDYLRLLYARVGEPRCPDHDVPLAAQTVSQMVDNVLSQPEGKRLMLLAPIIKERKGEHTKTLENLASQGYIRARIDGEVCDLSDPPKLELQKKHTIEVVIDRFKVREDLATRLAESFETALELSGGTAVVSDMDDTKAEELLFSANFACPICGYSMRELEPRLFSFNNPAGACPTCDGLGVQQYFDPDRVIQNPELSLAGGAIRGWDKRNFYYFQMLKSLAEHYKFDVEAPWASLSANVHKVILFGSAKENIEFKYMNDRGDTSVRRHPFEGVLHNMERRYKETESSAVREELAKFISNRSCATCEGTRLRREARHVFVENTALPTISDMSIGHAMDFFTNLKLSGQRAKIAEKVLKEIGDRLKFLVNVGLNYLTLSRSAETLSGGEAQRIRLASQIGAGLVGVMYVLDEPSIGLHQRDNERLLGTLVHLRDLGNTVIVVEHDEDAIRAADHVIDIGPGAGVHGGQVVAEGTLKDIMAVPDSLTGQYMSGKRKIEVPKQRVPANPEKVLKLTGARGNNLKDVTLTLPVGLFTCITGVSGSGKSTLINDTLFPIAQTQLNGATLAEPAPYREIHGLEHFDKVIDIDQSPIGRTPRSNPATYTGVFTPVRELFAGVPESRSRGYTPGRFSFNVRGGRCEACQGDGVIKVEMHFLPDIYVPCDQCKGKRYNRETLEIKYKGKTIHEVLDMTIEEAREFFDAVPALARKLQTLMDVGLTYIRLGQSATTLSGGEAQRVKLARELSKRGTGQTLYILDEPTTGLHFADIQQLLDVLHQLRDQGNTIVVIEHNLDVIKTADWIVDLGPEGGSGGGEILVSGTPETVAECEASHTARFLKPLLK is encoded by the coding sequence ATGGATAAGATCGAAGTACGGGGCGCTCGCACCCACAATCTCAAAAATATCAACCTCGTCATCCCTCGCGACAAACTCATCGTCGTGACCGGGCTTTCGGGGTCTGGCAAATCCTCACTGGCTTTCGACACCCTGTATGCCGAAGGGCAGCGTCGCTACGTTGAATCACTCTCCGCGTACGCGCGCCAGTTTCTGTCGCTGATGGAAAAACCGGACGTTGACCATATTGAAGGGTTATCACCGGCTATCTCCATCGAGCAAAAATCGACCTCGCATAACCCGCGTTCAACGGTCGGTACCATTACTGAAATTCATGACTACCTGCGTCTGCTGTATGCCCGCGTGGGTGAGCCGCGCTGTCCGGATCACGACGTGCCGCTGGCGGCGCAAACCGTCAGCCAGATGGTCGATAACGTGCTGTCTCAGCCGGAAGGCAAACGCCTGATGCTGCTTGCGCCCATCATCAAAGAGCGTAAGGGCGAGCACACCAAAACGCTGGAGAACCTGGCAAGCCAGGGCTATATCCGCGCCCGTATCGACGGCGAAGTGTGCGACCTGTCCGATCCACCGAAGCTGGAACTGCAGAAGAAACACACCATCGAAGTGGTGATTGACCGCTTTAAAGTGCGTGAAGATCTGGCAACACGTCTGGCGGAGTCGTTTGAAACCGCGCTGGAGCTTTCCGGCGGTACGGCGGTGGTCTCCGATATGGACGACACCAAAGCGGAAGAGCTGCTCTTCTCCGCCAACTTTGCCTGCCCGATCTGCGGCTACAGCATGCGCGAACTGGAACCGCGCCTGTTCTCCTTCAACAACCCGGCGGGCGCGTGTCCGACGTGTGACGGCCTGGGCGTGCAGCAGTATTTCGACCCGGACCGCGTGATCCAGAACCCGGAGCTGTCCCTGGCGGGCGGTGCGATTCGCGGCTGGGATAAGCGTAACTTTTACTACTTCCAGATGCTGAAATCGCTGGCAGAGCACTATAAGTTCGACGTTGAAGCCCCCTGGGCCAGCCTGAGCGCAAACGTGCACAAAGTGATCCTGTTCGGTTCCGCTAAAGAGAACATCGAGTTCAAGTACATGAACGATCGCGGTGATACCTCCGTGCGTCGCCACCCGTTCGAAGGGGTGCTGCACAACATGGAGCGCCGCTACAAAGAGACCGAATCCAGCGCGGTGCGCGAGGAGCTGGCGAAGTTCATCAGCAACCGCTCCTGTGCAACCTGTGAGGGTACCCGTCTGCGTCGCGAGGCGCGCCACGTGTTTGTCGAAAACACGGCGCTGCCGACCATCTCAGACATGAGCATCGGTCACGCGATGGACTTCTTCACCAACCTGAAACTCTCCGGCCAGCGGGCGAAAATCGCTGAAAAAGTGCTGAAAGAGATTGGCGATCGTCTGAAATTCCTGGTGAACGTCGGCCTGAACTACCTGACGCTTTCCCGCTCTGCGGAAACGCTCTCCGGTGGTGAAGCGCAGCGTATCCGTCTGGCAAGCCAGATTGGCGCGGGCCTGGTGGGCGTAATGTACGTGCTGGATGAGCCGTCCATCGGCCTGCACCAGCGCGACAACGAGCGACTGCTCGGCACGCTGGTTCACCTGCGCGACCTCGGCAACACGGTGATTGTGGTCGAGCACGACGAAGACGCTATCCGCGCCGCTGACCACGTTATCGATATTGGCCCGGGCGCGGGTGTGCACGGCGGCCAGGTCGTGGCTGAAGGGACGCTGAAAGACATCATGGCGGTACCGGATTCGCTGACCGGCCAGTACATGAGCGGCAAGCGCAAAATTGAAGTGCCGAAACAGCGCGTGCCAGCCAACCCGGAAAAAGTGCTGAAACTGACCGGCGCGCGCGGGAACAACCTGAAAGACGTGACTCTGACGCTGCCGGTTGGCCTGTTTACCTGTATTACCGGCGTGTCCGGTTCCGGTAAATCGACGCTTATCAACGATACGCTGTTCCCGATTGCGCAGACGCAGCTCAACGGCGCGACGCTCGCTGAGCCTGCACCGTATCGCGAGATTCACGGGCTGGAGCATTTCGACAAGGTTATCGACATCGACCAAAGTCCGATTGGACGCACACCGCGTTCCAACCCGGCGACCTATACCGGCGTGTTCACGCCCGTACGTGAGCTGTTTGCCGGCGTGCCGGAATCACGCTCGCGCGGGTATACGCCAGGACGTTTCAGCTTTAACGTTCGCGGTGGTCGCTGTGAAGCCTGTCAGGGCGACGGCGTGATCAAGGTCGAGATGCACTTCCTGCCGGATATCTACGTGCCGTGCGACCAGTGCAAAGGCAAGCGCTATAACCGCGAAACACTGGAGATTAAGTACAAGGGCAAAACCATCCACGAAGTGCTGGATATGACCATCGAAGAGGCGCGCGAGTTCTTTGACGCCGTCCCTGCGCTGGCGCGTAAGCTGCAAACGTTGATGGACGTAGGTTTGACCTATATTCGCCTTGGGCAGTCTGCCACCACGCTCTCGGGCGGCGAGGCGCAGCGCGTGAAGCTGGCGCGCGAGCTGTCCAAGCGCGGCACCGGCCAGACGCTGTACATTCTCGATGAGCCAACCACCGGCCTGCATTTTGCAGATATTCAGCAACTGCTCGACGTTCTGCATCAGCTTCGCGATCAGGGCAACACCATCGTGGTGATTGAGCACAACCTGGACGTGATTAAGACGGCAGACTGGATCGTCGATCTGGGTCCGGAAGGCGGCAGCGGCGGCGGTGAAATCCTCGTCTCCGGCACGCCAGAGACCGTTGCTGAGTGCGAAGCCTCGCACACCGCGCGCTTCCTCAAGCCGTTGTTGAAGTAA